The following are encoded together in the Chaetodon auriga isolate fChaAug3 chromosome 6, fChaAug3.hap1, whole genome shotgun sequence genome:
- the LOC143322463 gene encoding uncharacterized protein LOC143322463: MLGACCLRKPRKGLPTGHQHYNQDGYNISSVNRTLWGYSQQNLEDEMWYGNADFNHTVLGDLKGNHTKEDCHKDPDFTFTCNYLTLTQCQTLVKDQAGEVQVMSFSPGVKCSDVTCGGGCGCFFQHKLWRYRERFRQGCEECMCTHSGRVDCVCSHLTQRKEIRDLTLRERRLYQRAVRKLYTRPAVWKGFALLRAEFSPLASDHALFLPWHRYFLRLVERELQSTSSCKLALPYFEWTVDSGSMKFSAAWQTGLFGGDGEADSGCVSHHPFQGLTSRFHWSPCLRRNFNSSVWLPDAVTMQKTINQADFKVFSQSLQTFSGLFRLWIGGHMASPLASYDPLYLSHMAFMDKLWAQWQEKHQHASKRQTSRDNHAQSNTLYPAKQRHVKMKPFDVTPDDVISSQQQLCTVYVPITIGAPCNITSLKAHPQGSQKYQKRSFDKHNSHNSFGDFDSSGFNQHGYDHDGYDRSGWDRWGYGRDGFNRDFIDRDGYDISGFDRYGFNHSNVTWFGMRKDGVFEKRNDNEETDEKQGSGNETHRDKIMSELFSDKGYSIYGFDPFGLDRGGFDAFGFRTDGYDKDRCNWFFNGPHYLRFYFHTQQQLMSSSDQALNRITRTCPPITSLPQHWATQDWMTFDLDQSHALYGQLEQDWIGQVKAESDDTVREASQNRSNIWLPITPDHRFCFELHWFSGCPLGSAPVTCPDLCHQARCHVFPEAVCHMHNCGSCFTEWRDPATGNHIMCHGW; this comes from the exons ATGTTGGGTGCATGCTGTCTCCGCAAACCAAGGAAGGGTCTTCCCACTGGCCATCAGCATTACAATCAAGATGGATACAACATCTCCTCTGTGAACAGGACTCTCTGGGGATACAGCCAGCAGAATTTGGAGGATGAAATGTGGTATGGCAATGCAGACTTTAACCACACTGTGCTGGGAGATCTTAAAGGAAATCATACAAAGGAAGACTGCCACAAGGATCCAGATTTCACTTTTACCTGTAATTACCTCACTCTAACACAGTGCCAAACTTTGGTGAAGGACCAAGCTGGAGAGGTACAAGTAATGAGCTTCTCTCCTGGAGTGAAGTGCTCTGACGTGACATGTGGTGGAGGTTGTGGATGCTTCTTTCAACACAAGCTCTGGAGATACAGGGAAAGGTTTAGGCAAGGCTGTGAAgagtgcatgtgcacacatagtGGCAGAGTTGACTGCGTGTGCAGCCACTTGACCCAACGTAAAGAGATTAGAGACCttacactgagagagaggaggttgTACCAAAGGGCAGTCAGGAAACTCTACACCAGGCCAG CTGTCTGGAAGGGCTTTGCACTACTGAGAGCTGAGTTCTCCCCTCTGGCCAGTGATCAcgccctcttcctcccctggCACCGCTACTTTTTGCGATTAGTGGAGCGTGAGCTGCAGTCAACATCATCATGTAAACTGGCACTCCCATATTTTGAATGGACTGTAGACTCTGGGTCAATGAAGTTCTCAGCTGCCTGGCAGACTGGATTGTTTGGAGGAGATGGTGAGGCTGACTCTGGATGTGTCTCCCATCACCCTTTCCAGGGCTTGACATCCCGTTTCCACTGGTCACCTTGTCTCAGGCGGAACTTCAACTCCTCG GTATGGTTGCCAGATGCAGTGACCATGCAGAAGACTATAAACCAGGCAGACTTCAAAGTGTTCTCCCAGTCTCTGCAGACCTTTTCTGGCCTCTTTAGGCTTTGGATAGGGGGTCACATGGCTTCACCTTTAGCTTCTTATGACCCTTTATACCTGTCACACATGGCATTCATGGACAAGCTGTGGGCACAGTGGCAAgagaaacatcagcatgcaTCAAAAAGGCAAACATCCAGAGACAACCATGCTCAGAGCAATACCCTTTACCCTGCTAAGCAGAGGCATGTTAAGATGAAGCCTTTTGATGTTACCCCTGATGATGTGATTTCTTCCCAGCAGCAGTTGTGCACTGTATATGTGCCCATAACCATTGGTGCACCTTGCAATATTACATCATTGAAAGCACACCCACAAGGAAGTCAGAAATATCAAAAGCGtagctttgacaaacacaactCACACAATAGTTTCGGTGACTTTGACAGCAGTGGTTTCAACCAACATGGATATGATCATGATGGCTATGACCGGAGCGGTTGGGATAGGTGGGGCTACGGTAGAGATGGCTTTAACCGGGACTTCATTGACAGGGATGGATATGACATATCTGGTTTCGATCGCTATGGGTTCAACCATTCTAATGTCACCTGGTTTGGCATGCGTAAGGATGGGGTGTTTGAGAAGAGGAATGACAAtgaagagacagatgaaaaacaggGAAGTGGTAACGAGACACACAGGGACAAGATAATGTCCGAGCTCTTCAGTGACAAAGGCTACAGTATTTATGGGTTTGATCCGTTTGGTTTGGATCGCGGTGGGTTTGATGCATTCGGCTTTCGAACAGATGGCTATGACAAGGACAGATGCAACTGGTTCTTCAACGGGCCACACTACCTGCGCTTCTACTTCCACACGCAGCAGCAGTTGATGTCATCCAGTGACCAAGCTTTAAATCGCATTACACGTACCTGCCCTCCAATCACCTCCCTGCCCCAGCACTGGGCCACCCAGGACTGGATGACTTTTGATCTGGACCAAAGCCATGCTCTATATGGTCAACTAGAACAGGATTGGATCGGACAAGTTAAGGCAGAGAGTGATGATACTGTTAGGGAAGCCTCTCAAAATAGGAGCAACATATGGCTTCCAATCACACCAGATCACAG GTTTTGTTTCGAGCTCCACTGGTTCAGCGGCTGTCCCCTTGGTTCTGCACCTGTCACCTGCCCTGATCTCTGCCATCAGGCCCGTTGCCATGTTTTCCCTGAGGCTGTCTGCCATATGCACAATTGTGGTTCCTGTTTCACAGAGTGGCGGGATCCAGCTACTGGAAACCATATAATGTGCCATGGCTGGTAA
- the LOC143322230 gene encoding cadherin-related family member 5 isoform X1, with translation MALNELKWTLSQAKALVCPLLLLLCLHTATGMSGWGGCLDGQDIYATVRENSPLGEVIAELMADTTVEGVHWSLDGNDADWFFLDEKNIRLNTSADKVLDREALGPVLMAELSCYEEDTLQSVYRIMVEILNENDNSPVFAEDTVRSIIMSELTPANTTVFTVKATDADNDKIIYSIDQTSPDAEYFRFDLPNSGEVILSKPLDYETKTLLTVTIHASEMNTAEHFNISTNITITVLDGDDQYPQFLPCVLLFQDETSRICTSPVYTVNVTEGDEDIVLDFSPGPIHAVDGDRGLSSPVSYAILSGDDDGRFLMDRETGEMKLIQGVIDRLTTPELHLQVMAYQDDDLRKYSVATVLVRVLAVNQFYPTFDMAEYHGFVTAGESLASLVNTYGSKALMLHVQDQDFNHGFNPMIHFTFSPTSNHTDIYQITQEGFLITRTNQLKPKQKHVLEVMAIDKESGDAAYATVVVEVLSEWQSIPHSPLGDDRMTGCTVGKALFLSMVFMTVLGCILFMVIWLKKKHKGKRDPLQRGCVAQGKHPNVSLRWFQLLGHRNAMPHMEEVPYNNEEYGTYNPSFSFSDKPGLYTQQDLPSCQGPVPPKTTAAPDASFVPTEPVHSPVILNNNASTPTKSFSSSPTLHPATRDVSPTHMAQAAAPSKENPGSPTDTYPDLTGSSPTTHDATNTPLSPYPDSQTTQTTTNNDPVTSPSSQSSIPCSRTRIASAEIDKPFCKPHVKTPPYSPLQSSPLSKQMETPPPTPDHAPLKAKLVHIDTSSLDTPLVTPERTSMTPSTEVDQPSTSLDQTEDHQSEYPSGAADAGSPPLDRRPSTNSGNTQDCREAGEADDDGFLGDEDADKNSEGEDELEPDEEELLRVLARCNPIFISFSK, from the exons ATGGCCCTCAATGAACTGAAATGGACTTTGTCCCAGGCCAAGGCTCTAGTCTGcccactgctgctcctcctaTGTCTGCACACAGCCACAG GAATGTCAGGGTGGGGTGGATGTTTGGATGGTCAGGATATATATGCAACAGTCAGAGAAAATAGCCCTTTGGGAGAAGTTATTGCTGAACTCATGGCTGACACCACAGTGGAGGGGGTTCACTGGAGCCTGGACGGAAACGATGCTGATTGGTTCTTCTTGGATGAGAAAAACATCCGGCTGAACACATCAGCTGACAAGGTCCTCGACCGAGAG GCTCTGGGTCCTGTCCTCATGGCTGAGTTATCATGTTATGAGGAGGACACCCTTCAG agTGTTTATAGGATCATGGTGGAGATTCTCAATGAGAATGATAATTCCCCTGTGTTTGCAGAAGACACTGTCCGCTCCATTATTATGAGTGAG ctgaCTCCAGCAAACACTACTGTCTTTACTGTCAAGGCCACAGACGCAGATAACGACAAGATCATTTATTCCATTGATCAGACATCA ccTGATGCTGAGTACTTCAGGTTTGATCTCCCCAACAGTGGAGAGGTGATTCTGTCCAAGCCTCTAGACTATGAGACCAAAACCCTGCTTACTGTCACCATCCACGCCTCG GAAATGAACACTGCTGAGCACTTCAATATCAGCACCAACATCACCATCACCGTCCTGGATGGAGATGACCAGTACCCACAGTTCCTGCCCTGCGTGCTGCTTTTCCAGGATGAGACCAGCCGCATCTGCACCAGCCCCGTGTACACAGTCAATGTCACAGAGGGGGACGAG GACATTGTGTTGGACTTCTCTCCTGGTCCCATTCATGCAGTGGATGGAGACAGGGGACTCAGCTCTCCAGTCAGCTATGCCATTCTGTCAG GAGACGATGATGGACGTTTcctgatggacagagagacaggggagaTGAAACTGATTCAGGGGGTTATAGACAGACTCACAACTCCAGAGTTGCATCTCCAGGTCATG GCATATCAGGACGACGACCTCAGGAAGTATTCTGTTGCTACAGTGTTGGTCCGAGTTCTGGCAGTGAACCAGTTTTATCCAACGTTCGACATGGCTGAATATCACGGCTTTGTGACTGCAGGAGAGAGTCTTGCCTCTCTGGTCAATACCTATGGCAGCAAAGCCCTGATGTTACATGTACAAGATCAAGACTTTAACCAC GGTTTCAATCCCATGATCCACTTCACCTTCAGCCCCAcatcaaatcacacagacatcTACCAAATCACACAGGAGGGTTTTCTGATCACCAGGACCAATCAGCTCAAACCAAAGCAGAAACATGTTCTCGAG GTAATGGCTATAGACAAGGAGTCTGGTGATGCTGCCTATGCTACTGTGGTGGTAGAGGTGTTATCTGAATGGCAATCAA TCCCTCATAGTCCACTGGGAGATGACCGGATGACAGGCTGTACTGTGGGCAAAGCATTATTTCTGAGCATGGTGTTCATGACTGTACTTGGATGTATCTTGTTTATGGTGATATggctgaagaagaaacacaagggAAAGCGCGACCCACTGCAGAGAGGCTGTGTGGCACAGGGCAAACACCCCAATGTG AGCTTACGGTGGTTCCAGCTG TTGGGTCACCGTAATGCCATGCCACACATGGAGGAAGTACCCTACAACAATGAAGAATATGGGACCTACAATCCTTCGTTCAGCTTCTCAGACAAACCTGGCCTCTACACCCAGCAAGATCTCCCCAGCTGCCAAGGACCTGTTCCACCAAAAACGACTGCTGCACCTGATGCCAGCTTCGTCCCCACCGAACCAGTGCACAGCCCTGTGATCCTCAATAATAATGCTTCTACACCAACCAAAAGCTTCTCCAGCTCACCCACCCTTCACCCAGCCACTAGGGATGTGAGTCCCACACATATGGCTCAAGCTGCTGCTCCATCCAAAGAAAACCCTGGCTCACCAACTGACACATACCCAGACCTTACTGGTTCTAGCCCCACAACCCATGATGCCACAAACACCCCATTGTCCCCCTATCCTGAttcacaaaccacacaaacaacaaccaaCAATGACCCTGTCACCAGTCCTTCCTCTCAATCCAGTATTCCATGTAGTCGTACCCGAATTGCTTCAGCAGAAATAGACAAACCCTTCTGCAAACCTCATGTGAAGACACCCCCATATTCACCTTTACAGTCCTCACCCCTTTCCAAGCAGATGGAgacacccccacccaccccagaCCATGCACCTTTGAAAGCCAAGCTGGTACATATAGATACATCCTCCCTTGATACACCCCTAGTAACACCAGAGCGAACATCTATGACTCCAAGCACAGAAGTAGACCAACCCTCAACGTCACTGGACCAAACAGAAGACCACCAGTCAGAATACCCCAGTGGGGCTGCAGATGCAGGTAGTCCACCTCTGGACAGAAGACCCTCGACGAACTCAGGAAATACACAAGACTGCCGCGAGGCGGGGGAGGCGGATGATGATGGTTTTCTGGGAGATGAAGATGCAGACAAGAACAGTGAGGGTGAGGATGAGTTAGAGCCAGACGAAGAAGAGCTGCTGAGAGTGTTGGCTCGTTGTAACCCCATTTTTATCTCGTTTAGTAAGTGA
- the LOC143322230 gene encoding cadherin-related family member 5 isoform X2 — MALNELKWTLSQAKALVCPLLLLLCLHTATGMSGWGGCLDGQDIYATVRENSPLGEVIAELMADTTVEGVHWSLDGNDADWFFLDEKNIRLNTSADKVLDREALGPVLMAELSCYEEDTLQSVYRIMVEILNENDNSPVFAEDTVRSIIMSELTPANTTVFTVKATDADNDKIIYSIDQTSPDAEYFRFDLPNSGEVILSKPLDYETKTLLTVTIHASEMNTAEHFNISTNITITVLDGDDQYPQFLPCVLLFQDETSRICTSPVYTVNVTEGDEDIVLDFSPGPIHAVDGDRGLSSPVSYAILSGDDDGRFLMDRETGEMKLIQGVIDRLTTPELHLQVMAYQDDDLRKYSVATVLVRVLAVNQFYPTFDMAEYHGFVTAGESLASLVNTYGSKALMLHVQDQDFNHGFNPMIHFTFSPTSNHTDIYQITQEGFLITRTNQLKPKQKHVLEVMAIDKESGDAAYATVVVEVLSEWQSIPHSPLGDDRMTGCTVGKALFLSMVFMTVLGCILFMVIWLKKKHKGKRDPLQRGCVAQGKHPNVSLRWFQLLGHRNAMPHMEEVPYNNEEYGTYNPSFSFSDKPGLYTQQDLPSCQGPVPPKTTAAPDASFVPTEPVHSPVILNNNASTPTKSFSSSPTLHPATRDVSPTHMAQAAAPSKENPGSPTDTYPDLTGSSPTTHDATNTPLSPYPDSQTTQTTTNNDPVTSPSSQSSIPCSRTRIASAEIDKPFCKPHVKTPPYSPLQSSPLSKQMETPPPTPDHAPLKAKLVHIDTSSLDTPLVTPERTSMTPSTEVDQPSTSLDQTEDHQSEYPSGAADAGSPPLDRRPSTNSGNTQDCREAGEADDDGFLGDEDADKNSEGTESDGMDDREWRR, encoded by the exons ATGGCCCTCAATGAACTGAAATGGACTTTGTCCCAGGCCAAGGCTCTAGTCTGcccactgctgctcctcctaTGTCTGCACACAGCCACAG GAATGTCAGGGTGGGGTGGATGTTTGGATGGTCAGGATATATATGCAACAGTCAGAGAAAATAGCCCTTTGGGAGAAGTTATTGCTGAACTCATGGCTGACACCACAGTGGAGGGGGTTCACTGGAGCCTGGACGGAAACGATGCTGATTGGTTCTTCTTGGATGAGAAAAACATCCGGCTGAACACATCAGCTGACAAGGTCCTCGACCGAGAG GCTCTGGGTCCTGTCCTCATGGCTGAGTTATCATGTTATGAGGAGGACACCCTTCAG agTGTTTATAGGATCATGGTGGAGATTCTCAATGAGAATGATAATTCCCCTGTGTTTGCAGAAGACACTGTCCGCTCCATTATTATGAGTGAG ctgaCTCCAGCAAACACTACTGTCTTTACTGTCAAGGCCACAGACGCAGATAACGACAAGATCATTTATTCCATTGATCAGACATCA ccTGATGCTGAGTACTTCAGGTTTGATCTCCCCAACAGTGGAGAGGTGATTCTGTCCAAGCCTCTAGACTATGAGACCAAAACCCTGCTTACTGTCACCATCCACGCCTCG GAAATGAACACTGCTGAGCACTTCAATATCAGCACCAACATCACCATCACCGTCCTGGATGGAGATGACCAGTACCCACAGTTCCTGCCCTGCGTGCTGCTTTTCCAGGATGAGACCAGCCGCATCTGCACCAGCCCCGTGTACACAGTCAATGTCACAGAGGGGGACGAG GACATTGTGTTGGACTTCTCTCCTGGTCCCATTCATGCAGTGGATGGAGACAGGGGACTCAGCTCTCCAGTCAGCTATGCCATTCTGTCAG GAGACGATGATGGACGTTTcctgatggacagagagacaggggagaTGAAACTGATTCAGGGGGTTATAGACAGACTCACAACTCCAGAGTTGCATCTCCAGGTCATG GCATATCAGGACGACGACCTCAGGAAGTATTCTGTTGCTACAGTGTTGGTCCGAGTTCTGGCAGTGAACCAGTTTTATCCAACGTTCGACATGGCTGAATATCACGGCTTTGTGACTGCAGGAGAGAGTCTTGCCTCTCTGGTCAATACCTATGGCAGCAAAGCCCTGATGTTACATGTACAAGATCAAGACTTTAACCAC GGTTTCAATCCCATGATCCACTTCACCTTCAGCCCCAcatcaaatcacacagacatcTACCAAATCACACAGGAGGGTTTTCTGATCACCAGGACCAATCAGCTCAAACCAAAGCAGAAACATGTTCTCGAG GTAATGGCTATAGACAAGGAGTCTGGTGATGCTGCCTATGCTACTGTGGTGGTAGAGGTGTTATCTGAATGGCAATCAA TCCCTCATAGTCCACTGGGAGATGACCGGATGACAGGCTGTACTGTGGGCAAAGCATTATTTCTGAGCATGGTGTTCATGACTGTACTTGGATGTATCTTGTTTATGGTGATATggctgaagaagaaacacaagggAAAGCGCGACCCACTGCAGAGAGGCTGTGTGGCACAGGGCAAACACCCCAATGTG AGCTTACGGTGGTTCCAGCTG TTGGGTCACCGTAATGCCATGCCACACATGGAGGAAGTACCCTACAACAATGAAGAATATGGGACCTACAATCCTTCGTTCAGCTTCTCAGACAAACCTGGCCTCTACACCCAGCAAGATCTCCCCAGCTGCCAAGGACCTGTTCCACCAAAAACGACTGCTGCACCTGATGCCAGCTTCGTCCCCACCGAACCAGTGCACAGCCCTGTGATCCTCAATAATAATGCTTCTACACCAACCAAAAGCTTCTCCAGCTCACCCACCCTTCACCCAGCCACTAGGGATGTGAGTCCCACACATATGGCTCAAGCTGCTGCTCCATCCAAAGAAAACCCTGGCTCACCAACTGACACATACCCAGACCTTACTGGTTCTAGCCCCACAACCCATGATGCCACAAACACCCCATTGTCCCCCTATCCTGAttcacaaaccacacaaacaacaaccaaCAATGACCCTGTCACCAGTCCTTCCTCTCAATCCAGTATTCCATGTAGTCGTACCCGAATTGCTTCAGCAGAAATAGACAAACCCTTCTGCAAACCTCATGTGAAGACACCCCCATATTCACCTTTACAGTCCTCACCCCTTTCCAAGCAGATGGAgacacccccacccaccccagaCCATGCACCTTTGAAAGCCAAGCTGGTACATATAGATACATCCTCCCTTGATACACCCCTAGTAACACCAGAGCGAACATCTATGACTCCAAGCACAGAAGTAGACCAACCCTCAACGTCACTGGACCAAACAGAAGACCACCAGTCAGAATACCCCAGTGGGGCTGCAGATGCAGGTAGTCCACCTCTGGACAGAAGACCCTCGACGAACTCAGGAAATACACAAGACTGCCGCGAGGCGGGGGAGGCGGATGATGATGGTTTTCTGGGAGATGAAGATGCAGACAAGAACAGTGAGG GCACTGAAAGTGATGGGATGGATGACAGAGAATGGAGGAGGTAA
- the calub gene encoding calumenin-B, translating into MELRPLVMCFALCVVYATSKPTEKKDRVHHDEPLSNREHVDTENFDYDHEAFLGQEEAKTFDQLTPEESKERLGMLVERIDEDKDGYVTAEEMKKWIKHSQKRWIYDDVDRQWKSHDLNGDEVVSWEEYKNATYGYILDDPDPDDGFSYRQMMARDERRFKMADQDNDMKANKEEFTAFLHPEEYEHMKDIVVLETMEDIDKNGDGLIDLDEYIGDMYNQEGDATEPEWVKTEREQFTEFRDKNKDGKMDKDETRDWILPSDYDHAEAEAKHLVYESDADKDGRLTKAEIVDKYDLFVGSQATDFGEALTRHDEF; encoded by the exons ATGGAGCTGCGGCCACTTGTCATGTGTTTTGCCCTCTGCGTGGTTTACGCCACCAGTAAGCCCACGGAGAAAAAGGACCGTGTTCACCACGATGAACCCCTCAGCAACCGAGAGCACGTCGACACAGAGAACTTTGACTATGACCACGAAGCCTTTCTGGGACAAGAGGAGGCCAAGACCTTCGACCAGCTCACACCAGAGGAGAGCAAGGAGAGGCTCGG catgTTGGTTGAACGTATAGACGAGGATAAGGACGGCTATGTGACGgctgaggagatgaagaagTGGATCAAGCATTCTCAGAAGAGGTGGATCTACGATGATGTGGATCGACAGTGGAAGAGCCACGACCTCAACGGGGATGAAGTGGTGTCCTGGGAGGAGTACAAGAACGCCACCTACGGATATATTCTTG ATGACCCCGACCCCGATGATGGCTTCAGCTACAGGCAGATGATGGCTCGTGATGAGAGGAGATTCAAGATGGCCGACCAAGATAATGACATGAAAGCCAACAAGGAGGAGTTCACAGCCTTCCTTCACCCTGAGGAGTACGAGCACATGAAGGATATTGTAGTGCTG GAAACTATGGAAGACATAGACAAGAATGGAGACGGTTTAATTGATTTAGACGAGTACATCG GTGACATGTACAACCAGGAGGGAGATGCCACAGAACCTGAGTGGGTGAAGACGGAGAGGGAACAGTTCACTGAAtttagagacaaaaacaaagacggGAAGATGGACAAGGATGAGACCAGAGACTGGATCCTGCCCAGCGACTACGACCACGCTGAAGCCGAGGCCAAACATCTGGTCTATGAGTCAGATGCAGACAAA GATGGCCGTCTGACCAAGGCAGAAATCGTGGATAAGTACGACCTGTTCGTGGGCAGCCAGGCGACCGACTTTGGAGAGGCTCTGACTCGACACGACGAGTTCTAA
- the gtf3c6 gene encoding general transcription factor 3C polypeptide 6 isoform X1, with translation MDDEWEEEEQLVVVELSGIINNDFLSKCRGTCKILDIDSEKPMMQVGQYVFAGEYEDALGTCVLFEEGPEKRKADSGPELKYMCHTVKKLMMQRIFLTDKKDGETSTAGSGDSGEQMDTTCQSNQEENTNQQGETDLQKDNTELKGSAVG, from the exons ATGGACGATGAATGGGAAGAGGAG GAGCAGCTTGTTGTGGTGGAGCTCTCTGGTATAATCAACAATGACTTCCTGTCCAAGTGTCGGGGCACATGCAAGATACTT GATATTGACAGTGAGAAGCCCATGATGCAGGTTGGCCAGTACGTGTTTGCAGGGGAATATGAAG ACGCACTGGGAACTTGTGTGCTGTTCGAGGAGGGACCAGAGAAAC GAAAAGCAGACAGTGGTCCGGAGCTGAAGTACATGTGCCACACTGTGAAGAAACTGATGATGCAACGAATCTTCCTCACAGACAAGAAAGACGGCGAAACCAGCACAG CAGGAAGTGGTGATAGTGGTGAACAGATGGACACAACCTGCCAGTCCAATCAAGAAGAAAATACCAACcaacagggagagacagatcTACAGAAGGACAACACAGAGTTGAAAGGCTCAGCAGTGGGCTGA
- the gtf3c6 gene encoding general transcription factor 3C polypeptide 6 isoform X2 yields MDDEWEEEEQLVVVELSGIINNDFLSKCRGTCKILDIDSEKPMMQVGQYVFAGEYEDALGTCVLFEEGPEKRKADSGPELKYMCHTVKKLMMQRIFLTDKKDGETSTGSGDSGEQMDTTCQSNQEENTNQQGETDLQKDNTELKGSAVG; encoded by the exons ATGGACGATGAATGGGAAGAGGAG GAGCAGCTTGTTGTGGTGGAGCTCTCTGGTATAATCAACAATGACTTCCTGTCCAAGTGTCGGGGCACATGCAAGATACTT GATATTGACAGTGAGAAGCCCATGATGCAGGTTGGCCAGTACGTGTTTGCAGGGGAATATGAAG ACGCACTGGGAACTTGTGTGCTGTTCGAGGAGGGACCAGAGAAAC GAAAAGCAGACAGTGGTCCGGAGCTGAAGTACATGTGCCACACTGTGAAGAAACTGATGATGCAACGAATCTTCCTCACAGACAAGAAAGACGGCGAAACCAGCACAG GAAGTGGTGATAGTGGTGAACAGATGGACACAACCTGCCAGTCCAATCAAGAAGAAAATACCAACcaacagggagagacagatcTACAGAAGGACAACACAGAGTTGAAAGGCTCAGCAGTGGGCTGA